The Choloepus didactylus isolate mChoDid1 chromosome 13, mChoDid1.pri, whole genome shotgun sequence genome contains a region encoding:
- the SLC23A1 gene encoding solute carrier family 23 member 1 isoform X6 produces MLGTGLPGASALPLSLSLCVSASLSPCLPVSLVSANPPAPGSVPQAATVPGQRLCISGPCQSHSGPGEMEMPPGSVSLFLPSEEIYGNWSLPLNTSHIWHPRIREVQGAIMVSSMVEVVIGLMGLPGALLSYIGPLTVTPTVSLIGLSVFQAAGDRAGSHWGISACSILLIVLFSQYLRNFAFLLPVYRRGKGLTLFRIQIFKMFPIVLAIMTVWLLCYILTLTDVLPKDPAAYGFQARTDARGDIMAIAPWIRIPYPCQWGLPTVTAAAVLGMFSATLAGIIESIGDYYACARLAGAPPPPVHAINRGIFTEGICCIIAGLLGTGNGSTSSSPNIGVLGITKVGSRRVVQYGAGIMLVLGTIGKFTALFASLPDPILGGMFCTLFGMITAVGLSNLQFVDMNSSRNLFVLGFSMFFGLTLPNYLESNPGAINTGIAEVDQILTVLLTTEMFVGGCLAFILDNTVPGSPEERGLIQWKAGAHANSETSSTLKSYDFPIGMGMVKRIAFLKYIPICPVFKGFSSRLKDQLAVPEDTPENTETGSVCTKV; encoded by the exons ATGTTAGGGACAGGCCTGCCCGGGGCCTCTGCCCTGCCCCTATCCTTGTCCCTCTgtgtctctgcttctctctctccctgtctccctgtCTCCCTTGTCTCTGCAAACCCGCCTGCCCCCGGCTCTGTGCCACAGGCTGCCACTGTTCCAGGCCAGCGCCTTTGCATTTCTGGTCCCTGCCAAAGCCATTCTGGCCCTGGAGAGATGGAAATGCCCCCCGGAAG TGTGTCCCTGTTTCTGCCCTCAGAGGAGATCTACGGTAACTGGAGTCTGCCCCTGAACACCTCTCATATCTGGCACCCAAGGATACGAGAG GTCCAGGGTGCAATCATGGTGTCCAGCATGGTAGAGGTGGTGATTGGGCTGATGGGGCTGCCTGGGGCCCTGCTCAGCTACATTGGGCCTCTCACAGTCACCCCCACTGTCTCCCTCATTGGTCTCTCAGTCTTCCAAGCTGCTGGTGACCGAGCTGGCTCCCACTGGGGCATCTCAGCTTG CTCCATCCTCCTGATCGTCCTCTTCTCCCAGTACCTACGCAACTTCGCCTTCCTGCTGCCTGTCTACCGCCGGGGCAAAGGCCTCACTCTCTTCCGAATCCAGATCTTCAAGATGTTTCCC ATCGTGCTGGCCATCATGACTGTGTGGTTGCTGTGCTACATCCTGACCCTGACGGATGTGCTGCCCAAAGACCCAGCAGCCTATGGCTTCCAGGCACGAACAGACGCCCGTGGGGACATCATGGCTATTGCACCTTGGATCCGCATTCCCTACCCCT GTCAGTGGGGCCTGCCCACGGTGACCGCGGCTGCTGTTCTGGGCATGTTCAGTGCCACATTGGCGGGCATTATTGAGTCCATCGGAGATTACTATGCTTGTGCCCGCCTGGCTGGTGCGCCACCCCCCCCAGTACATGCTATCAACAG GGGCATCTTCACCGAAGGTATCTGCTGCATTATCGCAGGACTGTTGGGCACGGGCAACGGGTCCACCTCGTCCAGCCCCAACATCGGCGTCTTGGGGATTACCAAG GTGGGCAGCCGGCGCGTGGTGCAGTACGGGGCGGGCATCATGCTGGTCCTGGGCACCATCGGCAAGTTCACGGCCCTCTTCGCCTCGCTCCCTGACCCTATCCTGGGGGGCATGTTCTGCACCCTCTTCG GCATGATTACGGCCGTGGGGCTGTCCAACCTGCAGTTCGTGGATATGAATTCCTCCCGCAACCTTTTCGTGCTCGGCTTTTCCATGTTCTTTGGGCTCACGCTGCCCAATTATCTGGAGTCCAACCCCGGCGCCATCAACACAG GCATCGCCGAAGTGGACCAGATCCTGACGGTGCTACTGACCACCGAGATGTTCGTGGGTGGGTGCCTTGCTTTCATACTGGACAACACAGTGCCAG ggagcccagaggaacgAGGTCTAATACAGTGGAAAGCCGGCGCCCATGCCAATAGTGAGACGTCCTCCACCCTCAAAAGCTACGACTTCCCCATTGGGATGGGCATGGTAAAAAGGATCGCCTTTCTGAAATACATTCCCATCTGCCCAGTCTTCAAAGGATTTTCTTCAAGGTTAAAAGACCAGCTTGCAGTTCCAGAAGACACTCCAGAAAATACAGAAACCGGGTCCGTGTGCACCAAGGTCTGA
- the SLC23A1 gene encoding solute carrier family 23 member 1 isoform X4: MRAQEDPESRTQDTQGQWLQQPAQWTRSCTTQREVGARCGQPKWQQLESWGSAAARDPPTSLATEPKFDMLYKIEDVPPWYLCILLGFQHYLTCFSGTIAVPFLLAEALCVGRDQHMVSQLIGTIFTCVGVTTLIQTTLGIRLPLFQASAFAFLVPAKAILALERWKCPPEEEIYGNWSLPLNTSHIWHPRIREVQGAIMVSSMVEVVIGLMGLPGALLSYIGPLTVTPTVSLIGLSVFQAAGDRAGSHWGISACSILLIVLFSQYLRNFAFLLPVYRRGKGLTLFRIQIFKMFPIVLAIMTVWLLCYILTLTDVLPKDPAAYGFQARTDARGDIMAIAPWIRIPYPCQWGLPTVTAAAVLGMFSATLAGIIESIGDYYACARLAGAPPPPVHAINRGIFTEGICCIIAGLLGTGNGSTSSSPNIGVLGITKVGSRRVVQYGAGIMLVLGTIGKFTALFASLPDPILGGMFCTLFGMITAVGLSNLQFVDMNSSRNLFVLGFSMFFGLTLPNYLESNPGAINTGIAEVDQILTVLLTTEMFVGGCLAFILDNTVPGMSQLWQGDAELGWTHLHSSR, encoded by the exons ATGAGGGCCCAGGAGGACCCCGAGAGCCGGACGCAG GACACCCAGGGCCAATGGCTCCAGCAGCCAGCACAGTGGACTCGTTCCTGCACCACGCAACGTGAGGTGGGAGCCAGGTGTGGCCAGCCCAAGTGGCAACAG CTTGAGTCCTGGGGCTCAGCAGCCGCCAGGGACCCCCCGACGTCCCTGGCCACAGAGCCCAAGTTTGACATGTTGTACAAGATCGAGGACGTGCCACCTTGGTACCTGTGCATCCTGCTGGGCTTCCAG CATTACCTGACGTGCTTTAGCGGCACCATTGCCGTGCCCTTCCTCCTGGCCGAGGCACTGTGCGTGGGCCGGGACCAGCACATGGTCAGCCAGCTCATCGGCACCATCTTCACATGCGTGGGCGTCACCACCCTCATCCAGACCACACTGGGCATCCG GCTGCCACTGTTCCAGGCCAGCGCCTTTGCATTTCTGGTCCCTGCCAAAGCCATTCTGGCCCTGGAGAGATGGAAATGCCCCCCGGAAG AGGAGATCTACGGTAACTGGAGTCTGCCCCTGAACACCTCTCATATCTGGCACCCAAGGATACGAGAG GTCCAGGGTGCAATCATGGTGTCCAGCATGGTAGAGGTGGTGATTGGGCTGATGGGGCTGCCTGGGGCCCTGCTCAGCTACATTGGGCCTCTCACAGTCACCCCCACTGTCTCCCTCATTGGTCTCTCAGTCTTCCAAGCTGCTGGTGACCGAGCTGGCTCCCACTGGGGCATCTCAGCTTG CTCCATCCTCCTGATCGTCCTCTTCTCCCAGTACCTACGCAACTTCGCCTTCCTGCTGCCTGTCTACCGCCGGGGCAAAGGCCTCACTCTCTTCCGAATCCAGATCTTCAAGATGTTTCCC ATCGTGCTGGCCATCATGACTGTGTGGTTGCTGTGCTACATCCTGACCCTGACGGATGTGCTGCCCAAAGACCCAGCAGCCTATGGCTTCCAGGCACGAACAGACGCCCGTGGGGACATCATGGCTATTGCACCTTGGATCCGCATTCCCTACCCCT GTCAGTGGGGCCTGCCCACGGTGACCGCGGCTGCTGTTCTGGGCATGTTCAGTGCCACATTGGCGGGCATTATTGAGTCCATCGGAGATTACTATGCTTGTGCCCGCCTGGCTGGTGCGCCACCCCCCCCAGTACATGCTATCAACAG GGGCATCTTCACCGAAGGTATCTGCTGCATTATCGCAGGACTGTTGGGCACGGGCAACGGGTCCACCTCGTCCAGCCCCAACATCGGCGTCTTGGGGATTACCAAG GTGGGCAGCCGGCGCGTGGTGCAGTACGGGGCGGGCATCATGCTGGTCCTGGGCACCATCGGCAAGTTCACGGCCCTCTTCGCCTCGCTCCCTGACCCTATCCTGGGGGGCATGTTCTGCACCCTCTTCG GCATGATTACGGCCGTGGGGCTGTCCAACCTGCAGTTCGTGGATATGAATTCCTCCCGCAACCTTTTCGTGCTCGGCTTTTCCATGTTCTTTGGGCTCACGCTGCCCAATTATCTGGAGTCCAACCCCGGCGCCATCAACACAG GCATCGCCGAAGTGGACCAGATCCTGACGGTGCTACTGACCACCGAGATGTTCGTGGGTGGGTGCCTTGCTTTCATACTGGACAACACAGTGCCAGGTATGAGTCAGCTCTGGCAGGGGGATGCAGAACTAGGCTGGACCCATCTGCACTCCAGCAGATGA